Sequence from the Rutidosis leptorrhynchoides isolate AG116_Rl617_1_P2 chromosome 3, CSIRO_AGI_Rlap_v1, whole genome shotgun sequence genome:
ATTTTTCTTTAAAAAACGACCTCGTTTCTATATGAGCATTCGTTTTTTACggccaaaaaaaaaagaaaaaaaaatacaaatgatCTTATATGTCACATATAAAACTTCTGGCTTATttgtttgtatttatttatttatttatatttatttatatcattacAAAATAGTGTATTAGCATAGGATATAGATCACTTTTCATGACTTGACCCGACCCGGCCCATTAACCCATTGCATATGATTTTACCAAGTTGTTGAGATGAGAAGTCCAAATTTCTAAAACTCCAAAATTCACTTCACTCTTAACCCTTAAACTGCACCATCTCACCAACATCGTGATTTAAAGTACAAGCCAAGATACCCGACCCCACCTCACCCATCAAAAACCACATTTAACTCTCTTTTTCTTTCAAATCCCATTTCCCACCAGGCCACCACCATGGATCAAACCCAAATAACCTCACCAAAAACCCCACAACAACCGTTAGATGACCACTCGACCGTAGACACCTCCCGCCCTTTCCGATCAGTAAAAGAAGCCATAGCCATCTTCGGAGAACGCTTTTTAGCCACTGAAATCGACTCGCCGTCACCAAAACAAGAAACACATATAGGAGAAAATAAACCAGATTCTGATAGAAATGAAGAAATTACTTCTCCAATGCTCATGAACACTCTCAAAAAACTCAAGATGGAGTTGGAAGAAACTAAACGAGAGTTAAACATACTTAAGGAAAGAGAGTCTGTAACTGAGGTGGCTTTGGCTTTGTTAAACGCCGAGCTTCATAAGAACATGTCAAAGATCGCAAAAGCAGAGGCTGAGGTGGCAGGGAAAGCGGTGGCGATTAGGTCAAAGTTGACTTTGCGTCAAGTGCTAAATATTGGGGGTGAAGAAGACAGACATAAATAGAAAAAGTTTGTACTTGATGGAGAATAAGAAAGTGATGAAAGAAAGGCCTGTGATTCCATTGGTGACAAACTTGTTTACAAGGaagaattaaactaaaaacttgaaGAACAAGTTTTGTGCATTCAtgcatataaataaatatggaatcaTAAATCAAATCACTTTATACTAATTTAACTGAATTGTTCATGAAATGAGTACGCTGAATTACACGTTTAATAAAGTGATAACAAACTTATAAATCAAAAATCTTTATTACGAAGCTGCATTATACATGCTAAAAATACAATGATAACTTTTTAGGAGATGCAAAACGAGGTTATCGATCTAGACTAGCGTTCTTTGGAGACAAATAACTCACCAGAATTCAAATCTACCAACTGCTTTTACAAAATGAGCTAACAGTAATGGTACAATGCATATTACCTTAAAGCCCCAGATTTGAAAGAAGTTGACGCCATCTTGGAGTTTCTTCATCAAAAATGTAGGTCAAAGGAGACACCAGAACGCCACTGCCTCCAATCTACATTATCGTATTCAcacaaaatgatatataaataaatttatattattacaATAATCAAGTAAACGTGTTCATGATATCACATTACAGTGCCGTTTGGATTCTCTAAACAACTTTCTGAAACATTAAATCAGTTGAAAGCAAACTTTAATACAACTGTTTTAAGCGGTACCAAAAAATGTCTTCTTTCAATCTGAACCATTAAAACCCGTTACCTAACTGAACAAACAGCCCATGTTGCGACCCCTACCCAAGGTTTCCAATCTTTTACAAAAGACCGCCTATATCCTTATTATTGAACATGTAGCCAACAAGATGAAACTTGAGTATCTTACCGCCCTCAGCTGCTGAACGGATTTGTAGAGTAACTTCTTGGGTACACAAATCACAATGGCATAATAATCAGCTTTGACTTCACCGTCAATTTTGCGGAAAACTGGACTGACAGTAGGTCCCTGCACGCAGACAAGCAAGTTTAGTTAAGTATAGTTTTGCTAATGTACTAATTTAACAAATATTGAAAGATATAATTTGCACCTGCAGTCCAGATAATGATGGTTGGCTCAAAATTCTCTCAGCTACTTCCTCTGCACTGCTAGCCCTCATGTTTGCAACTACCTACAGAAAATCAAACATATAAGGAAGTGGAATGTAATGATAGATTATAACATATGCCTTATTTTAAAGAGAGAGTATATCTCGTATATTTGACTTTTTAGCAAATTTTAAGTAATATAAACTTTTTATGGGTCAAACATGTTTTGTCCATTTTGAATTATATTCACAAATAATTAATGTATTAAATATGATTatgaaaattgtatttttttaggaTCTAACTGTTTAAAATACAACATTTTTACAAAGTTGTAAGTATTAACAGTGCACCTTAGGCATGTGTTTGTTGTAAGGAGTAATACCTTTATTTTCATAAAAATTTCCTTGATTTTCTCATAACCAAATCTACAAATTTGAAAGTTAGATGAACTGCCTACATGTATTCTAGAATTCAGTTAAGACATAAAAAATGTGTCTCATCTTACCGTGAACTGACCAAGTGCCCTTACATGTATTTTTTTAGGATCTAACTGTTTAAAATACAACATTTTTACAAAGTTGTAAGTATTAACAGTGCACCTTAGGCATGTGTTTGTTGTAAGGAGTAATACCTTTATTTTCATAAAAATTTCCTTGATTTTCTCATAACCAAATCTACAAATTTGAAAGTTAGATGAACTGCCTACATGTATTCTAGAATTCAGTTAAGACATAAAAAATGTGTCTCATCTTACCGTGAACTGACCAAGTGCCCTTAAATGTGCCTCGAATCTCTCGAGAATTTCATGTGTGATATCCAATAAGCCTTTGCGCTGAAGTAAAGACTTCTTACTAGCAACAAGGACAGCCTAAATGAACATTTTAATCAGAAAATAAGAAGCAATTTGGAAGGAACAAAAAGGCACAAGATCTGCAAAGTTGGGCTAAAAAACTTCACCCGACTTTCTAAAATGACTCCTCCTTCTATTTCTTTAAGGTTGTTTTCTTTCAATGTGGTTCCACTACTAACGAGATCTACAATAGCATCAGCTATCCCCATCTAAAAACGTAAACGAAAATATGTAAAGATTAGAATTAAACCCATCCTATtctaaaagaaataaataaaataaaataaaagaatcaAAGTCCATTGGTGTCATCATACTTGTTTTTGCTAAAACCTATAGAGCATAAACATGTATATCGCAAATAAATGATTAATGAAGCCGGATGTAGGAATTGGTGTCCACGGGTCATAAAATATTTATGCAATTATTTGATAATTGTACAAGGCTATACCTACTCTATCATTACTTGTGATAATGTTAATTAGACAAACAGCATTTAAAGATTGCCTGTCGTGAATCTTGTCTGATTACCAATTGGAATAGACCACAGTTGTAAACGTAGTCAAGCTACAAGAATTAACCATTTGGAGCCATTCACTCATAGGTTAAGGTAACCAAATCAAGAATATAAAAGTATTTATTGGTACACAGAGCCATGTTTTATACTAGATGATACGTCATAATGCCCCAAATTTAATGGAAAATCGTTTATATCATGCTAGATGAACTTAGAATGAACAACGTCTCACCGCAGGAGCTGCCTCCAGCGCCCCGTCAGCAGTTGAAAAGTCAACGTGCTGAAGCCCATTCTCTTTTAGAAACTTAGGACCCAGCTGTAGAAAAGAAATAAAACTATTTAAATTAATGACTTCATtacgatttcagataagaataagatATTATATGATAGTATGAAAGACGTAATATATTACATATGTGAAGCCAGTGGCAACTCTTAGAGGCTTTTCAGCTGTCCATTGAGGCATTTGTGCTAGTTCCTTCACCGAATTAATCTTTTCAAATATCCCATACTTAGGAATCTATTAAGAATAAAAAAAACAAAAGTCACATAAATATATTACAAATTATCAAGTTTCTTTGTCTGTTCATTAGATAAAAGGAAGTGTAACTTACAGCAAGAGATAATCGACAATCTCCATAATCAAGAGCATCATGAACAAGAATTAGATCTTCATCTCCCTACAAAAAAATAACATGGAAACATAAATATACATGCTACAATTTCCAAATAACAAACCTGATATATCCTTCGTATGTTGTATTTTGACTCTTACCTGACCATATTCACTAAGTGTGTCAAGACCAACAATACCAAGGTCTAAATCTCCTGAAACTAGCTTCCGTACAATATCCTTCGGGCGCTGGAACCAGACTTCTACATTCGAGAGCTACAAAAAGATATTGTAAATAAATCAAGTTCAAAGTCAAAGGTATGCTTAgacgataactttattaaattctcAAACACAAAGTGCTTATGTAGATGCTGTGAAAACCAACTTTCTTCTAAGATTTTACTAAGTCAAATAACTACTTGCATCATTAGGTCATACCATATTTTCAAAAGAATTATAATCACATAATGTTCAAGTGCTAAATCAACTGATCATCTGTAAAAATGTGTTACAGAGCACTATTCGTTCAACAACATTAATCCTTTACTTGTCACTTTTATATTACCGAGTATGATCCATTACAAGATATAGCAATTAGCTAATTTAATTCCAGAAAACAATATATATAGAGTCCAGTTTCCTACTTAATTAGCTATCCTCCTCTAAATGCTTTAGTGCTTTACTAGCATTAATTTAGTTTTTAATAAATGAAAAGTTAGTAATATGTTGGACATTTTTATTAAagtaaaattaattaataaaatgaataaaaaataaataaataaataaataaacatagaAGCAAACTTGAGGGATATCTGCAACGTATTGTCGAGGATTAAGCTGCCTAACAGATAATTGACAATCCTGCAAcagataattaataattaatattgataattgatattgataattgataatatatacaatataataatcagaTAACAAATAGTGAAATGAAAGACTATATAAATGTATACTTTGAGAAGATCAAGTGTATCTGCAGCCATACGACCTTTACTTGGTAAACCTAACCTAATCTCACTCCTATCTATCGGTTTCGTTTCTACGTTTCCGTTAACGACGGTCACCGGCGACGTAACGGAGCAACATGAGACGGTAAATTTCACGGAAATTTTAGATTGTGAAGTTGGAAGAAAGTGTGTGAAACCGGATAGCGATGATGATGTTTGAATTAGAGACATATTATTCGCCTTGTATTTTACTTTCCGGCGATATTTCTGATGAATTTCACGCCGGTGGTGAGGGTTAGTATTGAGTGTGAGTGACAGATGTGGTGGTCACTTGCTGCGCCTCGGATTGGTTTATTTTGTCTTATTATCACTCAAAAAAAACTACAAAGGTTTGTTTttattataattcagtaggcttataactacctttaatggttataagaacaaagagagaaaaagagagaagaaggagagaagaaatattgatattgatatttcaagagaaatggtgcaccttaaatggttaccatacatgtctatttatagtataaaatattactatgcaagaaatataataataataaaattaacatccaatctagatattttataacactctcccttgaatgacaattttattagagaataactagtactgcctcgttaaaaaccttgctaaagaaaactcattgggataaaactttagctaagggaaaaagagtgcagcataaagttgactccccctcaagtaggcaacgcctgagttgttacatcttctgaacatgcctcatgccaatattatgaacgtgtgttctgaaaatagcagttagcagtgctttggtataaagatcagcagagttgttgattgaacgtatctcattttaatctggttgtcttttacgatatcttgagtatatgagaaaaatctgaggttttcatctgaaactgtatcatctaaatcttttatgtacaagtttggccctcgtgatttgtctacagtctccttcatggtttgttcaaaccgttgtttcagttcctattccctttcagtctttttctgagccttaccaatataccattcttttccatcaaacttatgaccgttaagaccgtttatagctttagcgcctcgtcagcatttatgttttgttctgtcatttttgatactcttctttcatttgtattatgtaagctgtattatcttcatagatagttgttacgcttttatagcgttctagtccacaagaatcaataatgatttgtatcattgatcttaactaaaatcattcccgagtagcttcatgtaatgcaatcacttcggcatgatttgatgatgttgcaacaagtgtttgttttgagaacgtcatgatattgcggtgcctccatttaggaatacatatccagtttgagatttagctttatgtagatcggataaataatctgcatctgtataaccaaacaaatcttgtttcgagttgttagaataaaataattataaatcagtagttccccgaaggtatcaaactatttgtttgatctcattccaatgtcttttggtaggggctgagctgaaccttgtcaacaaattaactgcaaaagaaatgtcagatcttgtataatctataagatacataagaacctcaattgcactaaaatatagaacttccgatctgttaaaattttcatgatcttcgcaggaatgaaatagatcagtgtcaatattgagtgatctaacaacaatgagtttgtctttaaaaaaaatgttttaaaatcttttcggtataagttgtttgatgtacaagtaaaccattaggcatatgctcaatttgcaatccaaggtaatacttggttttttcaagatcttttatttcaaaataattctttagaagttgaatgatttcatagatctctttatttgttcatatgatgttaagaacattgacataaacaactacgatctcatatccgaacattgtttttataaaacatacgtgcaaaataagtttatatttataccctttttttttatcaagtagtcatttaatcggttataccacatacgtcccgtttgtataaacccacttagaaatctttgtgatttaatggaatatattcccttgggttttacattagatgcttatgataccttaaccctttaggtatattcatatatatcactattaagtgatccatacagataagtagtaacaacattcatgagatgcatttaaataactaccaggttgattaagtatctaataagtaattgtatccattacaggaggataatttttcctcctaattcatttctggtctttgtgggaaatattgagttacaagtctagttttgccttgtaacttcatttgcacatttcttttcggataaaaattcatttgcatcccatacgtttcacatctttaaaagtgataacgattgatccgaaaacttttcttttatcgagcgattctaattcagctcttattgctcctttccattgagctcaatcatgtccattttgtatattcaatgacagattttagttccagatcatcatctttattcatgatatcattgtaacattatatgaaaatatctcatagagattttagtttcatttcggttccataatattgcataatttatcgcaattttagtatttacatttatcaatatcctctgcagaaggaatattgatttgtggttcttcttgaacactttctcttacctcattatcagctgattttctttttcgaggatttttatcttcggaaccaattgatcttccacgtttgatgcgtggcaaagactcgacagtgacattattgccagcttttggaatttcagttcgagctggagcatttatcgctggtatatatgatttagtcacttttttatatctgtaaatgcataaagtaattaatttgcaagttcttgcatatgcattatttttgaactttcgtttcacattcttttgtgcgagttcaatataccttaattgatgttcacatcatgaagcatcattttattttttatttttatttctccccctaatctagggaacaatgttttattaaaatgacaatcagcaaaacgtgctgtaaaaacatcacccatcatgggttcaatatatcttatgattgaagatgttttatatccaaaatatattatcatctttctttgaagaaccattttattgtgttgtggtgatacaattggaacatacactgcacaaccaatgttttaaggtagaaaatatttggctcttggccaaaatcaagtattaagtgaaaatatttacgacttccacatggtataatgcgaattaatttagatttactattttgttaattgagtaatatatatatacatcatatacttgtgactccgaaggctcaaatgaatttgaccatatagttatacgttgtaccttgcacattaattttcagtagaagctttagatgcttattattttcagtagaagctttagatgcacttttttttttaatcaccaaataccacaaacactttgtttgcgtttgttcatagtcatcaatgaaaaccattttctttaattttattttatacaataaaattaacgcatcattattcttttcaaaaacaataatctattgttattgttcacttgtgccatgtttaacaacaaaagtcaacaacctctgtcttgtttgttgtggcagccaaaaacaacctttgcttttgttaccgagaatccaagaccaaaaaacaattaatttttaattaatcttttatcaaaaccataaatgattttattgatctacgttgatatggccataaagaattgacggctgacctacttttgtaagtgtatttcggctatcatcccgaaaacgcacaacgaccttttttatttatttatgaactatttgtttcatatctagcttaggcaattattgtgaacatttggtccctataagagcatttattttttagacttttagttgatttgtacttgtcacaattagggatagcacccgcgggtcgtggatgcggatccattggatccatcacccgtacccgcggattttttttaagagacatccaattgaacccttgttcgttgaaacaatttgactatatttttactccccattattaaacgggccattttgatgcacactcttaaaaaaataatttgttttttaagttttattattcaacctcctttttttcaacggtcacaacaaaacatttgacaagtttggaaaaaagttttttattgattatcatcaaaagttttatattgtcactctactggatggaattatggcatacaaccaaaattgcaactcaacactacataagaacaaaaaggttatttttaattaacatatgtatatgtgttaaactcggaataataataacttattttagaaaattaacataagacatgttgaaacatttttgtcacatttagctcatcaagtctaatacttattattgatagattttatcacgtctaggagatgtttacttttttcttgtattaagtcctactttcatttacctttgtttggaaaaaagttttttttttttactttgctttccccctttctgtaaaactcatttaaacactttctttgttttttttttttaaaaaaaaacttccttttttttacgttacccgtaaattataaatatataaaaaaaaattttgtttaaattttttttctagtttttaaaaggccacttgaccaattttttaattctttcacaacacctgatatcgtgatcgtgacctttcaccgaagcaagagatattcttgataaactaaacacggactcgtgtttgaaattgtcggccacaaaaaaattcatttgataaaagtatatattttttttagttatagaaggagaccacttcattttcaatacttcatttttgacaaaaaaaactattccattttaccatccccttttttttcttactttaacttttaagatatacttttaataaaaatacaaactactttttcttattttaacttttaagatttacttttaataaaaatacaaactactttttcttattttaacttttaagatttacttttaataaaagta
This genomic interval carries:
- the LOC139898054 gene encoding ATP phosphoribosyltransferase 2, chloroplastic-like, with translation MSLIQTSSSLSGFTHFLPTSQSKISVKFTVSCCSVTSPVTVVNGNVETKPIDRSEIRLGLPSKGRMAADTLDLLKDCQLSVRQLNPRQYVADIPQLSNVEVWFQRPKDIVRKLVSGDLDLGIVGLDTLSEYGQGDEDLILVHDALDYGDCRLSLAIPKYGIFEKINSVKELAQMPQWTAEKPLRVATGFTYLGPKFLKENGLQHVDFSTADGALEAAPAMGIADAIVDLVSSGTTLKENNLKEIEGGVILESRAVLVASKKSLLQRKGLLDITHEILERFEAHLRALGQFTVVANMRASSAEEVAERILSQPSLSGLQGPTVSPVFRKIDGEVKADYYAIVICVPKKLLYKSVQQLRAIGGSGVLVSPLTYIFDEETPRWRQLLSNLGL